Part of the Sphingobacterium sp. LZ7M1 genome, CTTTTCCTTGATTATCCTGACCAGGATCTTTACGGGGATTGGGATAGGTATTGCCTCGAATGTTGTTCCTCTATATCTGTCGGAAATTGCACCTGTTAAAGATCGTGGAAAACTGGTGACCTTTTATCAATTGGCATTGACCTTTGGCATTGTACTGGCTTATGTGTCGAATGCCTTGATCATTAAAGATCAGGATGTTTTGGCTCAATTCTCAGCGCAAGCATTCTTTCAGCATGTGTTTGTCGAAGAGGAGTGGCGAGCCATGATCGGTATGTCCCTGATACCCTCTTTGGCCTTTTTTATTGGATTGATGTTTGTGCCCGAAAGTCCGAGTTGGTCTAAAAACAATGATGGAATGTCCAATTCAGGGTATGCAGAGGTCTGGAAACCAATTTATAGGAAAGCATTAATAATAGGTTTGTTTTTACCGATATTTTCCCAGTTCTGTGGGATCAATGTAATCATCTATTACGGTCCTACCATATTGAAAACTTTAGGGTTTAGCTTAGATAATTCCCTGTATAGCCAGATTATCATAGGTGTTGCCAATATGTTGTTTACACTGATTGCCATCTGGAAGGTGGATAGTTTAGGCAGAAGGCCACTCTATTTGATCGGTACTTTGGGCGGAGCTGTATCCCTGTTTCTGACCAGTATATTGTTTTTTCTGGATCTGGCAGATAGTTGGCTGCTGGTGATTTCGGTAGTCTGTTTCCTGGCATTCTTTGCATTCTCCATAGGGCCCTTGAAATTTGTGGTGGCTTCTGAAATCTTTCCTGCACATATCCGCGCCAAGGCTATGGGCTTGAGTATTTTAGCCATGTGGGTATCTGACTTTTTAATGGGACAGGTAACACCCTTCCTATTGGAGGATATTGGCGTTGCTGGGACCTTTATTCTATTGGGTCTAGTTTGTCTGATTGGTTTTTTATTTGTCCTTAAATATCTTCCAGAAACCAAAGGTAAGAGCAGTGAAGAAATCCAATTCCTATTAAATCAAAACTAAGATGAAAAGATTGTTCAGCTATTTAACATTTGCCGTTCTTAGCCTAGGTCATCTTGCTATGGCCCAACAACCGATTCAATCGGTGGATCTCTTTATTGGTACAGCTCATGCGCGCTGGTTTCATTTTGCTCCAGGTGCCATGCCATTTGGTATGGCCAAGCCCGGACCGTCGACCAATGGAAGTTTGGGTAATAAAAGTGGATGGGAGGCGACAGGTTACGACTTCCGCGACCATAGCATAGAAAGTTTTCCTAATTTCCATGAATTCCAGATAGGTGGGATTTCGTTAATGGCAAGCAATGGCAAATTGAAAACTATCCCGGGAAATCTGGATGATCCCCAAACGGGCTATCGTTCAAGTTTTGACCGTAAAGATGAACTGGCAGAACCGGGATATTACCGGGTATTGCTAAAAGATTATGGCATTACAGCGGAATTGACGGCTACCGAAAGAGTCGCGTTCCATCGCTATACCTTTCCTAAAAGTGATGAATCCCATATCATTTTCGATATTGGCAATATCATGGGGGAGAGCGGAAAGGTGAAGGACGCTGAGGTGAAAATAAACGATGATGGTACCATTGAAGGATATGCGATTACAGCACCATTTTATGTAGAGAAATATCAGGCTGGTTCCGATATCAGGATGTATTTCTATGCGGAGATCAACAAAAAAGCGAAAAAGCACGGCGTATTCCGGGGAGAAAAGCAGTTTGAGGGACTTGATCGGATTTCAGGGATTTCTTCAGGAGCTTATTTCAGCTATACTACTGCTGATGAGGAAAGCATCGAAGTCAAGTTAGGCCTTTCCTATACATCAGTTGCTGAGGCCATGGCAAATTTGACTGCAGAAGCCAGTAATTTGGATTTTGATGCTGCCAAAGAACAGAATCAAACCCAATGGAATGAAATGTTGGGAAGGATTCAGGTGAAGGGTGGAAAGGAAACAGATCGCACAAAGTTTTATACCGGTCTTTACCATGCTCTGTTGGGCAGGGGATTGGCAAGTGATGTTTCAGGAGCCTATCCAAAAAATGATGGGACCGTAGGGTACATTGAAAAGGACCAAACAGGAGAGCCAAAACATCAACATTACAATACAGATGCGGTATGGGGGGCTTTTTGGAATTTGACACAACTATGGACCATCGCCTATCCAGAATACTTGTCTGATTTTGTGAATTCGCAATTGTTGATCTATAAGGATTCAGGATGGTTGGCAGATGGAATAGCCAATAGCAGATATGTTTCTGGCGTTGGGACCAATTTTGTAAGCCTTGTTATTGCCAGTGCCTATATGCAGGGAATTCGGGATTTTGATGTGCAATTGGGTTATGAAGCGGCATTGAAAAATGAAATTGATGGAAAGGGGAGGCCACGAGGAGCAGGAAAATTGGATGTGGATCAATTTGTAGCGAAGGGATATGTGCCACATATTGATAAATCTGATAGTGAAATCCATGAATCTTGGATGTTTTCAGCTTCTCATACCTTGGAATATTCTTTCAGTTCCTATGCAGTTGCCCAATTTGCCAAAGCATTGGGCAAGAAGCAGGACTATGCACAGCTATCCACATTATCACAGGGCTGGAAGCATCTTTTTGACCCTCAATTGAAATTGATAAGACCTAAACTTGCCAATGGGGATTTTATTATGGATTTTAAACCTAGCCAAGCATGGCGGGGTTTTCAGGAAGGAAATTCCTATCAATATACATTTTATGTGCCGCATGATCCTAAAGGCCTGATACAAGCTATAGGTAAAAAAGCGTTCAACGCTAGGTTGGACAGTATTTTTGTGCAATCGGAAGCATTAGGGTTTTCGGGAGGTAAAAATATTGATGCCTTTTCAGGACTAGAGGGTCTCTACAACCAAGGGAATCAGCCGAATCTACATGTATCTTGGTTGTTTAACTTTTCTGGGAAGCCTTCATTGACGCAGAAATGGGTTCAGGAAATCTGTAATAAATTCTATGGTAATGAGGGCATTCATGGATATGGATATGGGCAGGATGAGGATCAAGGGCAATTAGGTGCTTGGTATGTAATGGCAGCCATGGGCATATTTGATGTGGCTGGACTAACGGATGCCGATGCAAAAATGGGCCTATCGACGCCACTCTTTGACGAGATCAAGATTCAATTGAACCCAAAATACTATTCAGGTAAGGACTTTGTCATTAAGAAAGAGAACCCAGGTTCGAGTGGTGCCTATATTGATCAGATTAATCTGAATGGCAAGATCGTCCATGAACCATTTATCCCATTAAAGTCAATAAGGGCAGGAGGGATACTGAAATTAAAAACTGGCAATCGTCCAAAAGATAAATACTAAGCTAAGGAGATGAAAGATCAGGGATTAAGACCCTGATTTTTCCAATAGCTGTATGGCGTCATATAACACCCCGGCTTCGCCTCTAAAGGTTCCGGATCCTTCCGGTTTGTTGTCTTTCGTGTACCATTCATAAAAACCTTTGTTTTTGATCACCCGGTCCAGCATAGGTTTGAGTTGTTCCTTTGCCTCTGTCACAAATCCGTTCCTGATCAATTGCTGAACCATCCTGCCTCCAAACCAGGTCCAATCCCCTCCATTTTGATAGCCGTAAGGATACATACCTTTATTTTTAAAGAAGCCTTTCGGATAGGTGGGATAAATCGTAAGCCCTATGGTTGCAGCTCCAGATTCTTTCACATTGGCAATCATTTTATCCAATGAAGTTTTGATCTGCTCTTTGCTCAACAGATTGGCTTCGATTGCAATTGCAGTTCCTCCATGGTAAAAGATTTTATTTTCATCGAAATCAGCAGGAAAGGGAGACCCATTCAGGTAGATATGCGGAATAAATTTTTGATTCTTTGCATCCCAAAGATTTTTCATGGTATTGCTAGC contains:
- a CDS encoding MFS transporter produces the protein MNISNKQLAFVALIASLGGFIFGFDMAVVSGVLPLVKMQFSLDSFLEGWFVSSALLGCILGVMISGHLSDKYGRKSSMQFAAIIFVIATFACIFLESFSLIILTRIFTGIGIGIASNVVPLYLSEIAPVKDRGKLVTFYQLALTFGIVLAYVSNALIIKDQDVLAQFSAQAFFQHVFVEEEWRAMIGMSLIPSLAFFIGLMFVPESPSWSKNNDGMSNSGYAEVWKPIYRKALIIGLFLPIFSQFCGINVIIYYGPTILKTLGFSLDNSLYSQIIIGVANMLFTLIAIWKVDSLGRRPLYLIGTLGGAVSLFLTSILFFLDLADSWLLVISVVCFLAFFAFSIGPLKFVVASEIFPAHIRAKAMGLSILAMWVSDFLMGQVTPFLLEDIGVAGTFILLGLVCLIGFLFVLKYLPETKGKSSEEIQFLLNQN
- a CDS encoding GH92 family glycosyl hydrolase yields the protein MKRLFSYLTFAVLSLGHLAMAQQPIQSVDLFIGTAHARWFHFAPGAMPFGMAKPGPSTNGSLGNKSGWEATGYDFRDHSIESFPNFHEFQIGGISLMASNGKLKTIPGNLDDPQTGYRSSFDRKDELAEPGYYRVLLKDYGITAELTATERVAFHRYTFPKSDESHIIFDIGNIMGESGKVKDAEVKINDDGTIEGYAITAPFYVEKYQAGSDIRMYFYAEINKKAKKHGVFRGEKQFEGLDRISGISSGAYFSYTTADEESIEVKLGLSYTSVAEAMANLTAEASNLDFDAAKEQNQTQWNEMLGRIQVKGGKETDRTKFYTGLYHALLGRGLASDVSGAYPKNDGTVGYIEKDQTGEPKHQHYNTDAVWGAFWNLTQLWTIAYPEYLSDFVNSQLLIYKDSGWLADGIANSRYVSGVGTNFVSLVIASAYMQGIRDFDVQLGYEAALKNEIDGKGRPRGAGKLDVDQFVAKGYVPHIDKSDSEIHESWMFSASHTLEYSFSSYAVAQFAKALGKKQDYAQLSTLSQGWKHLFDPQLKLIRPKLANGDFIMDFKPSQAWRGFQEGNSYQYTFYVPHDPKGLIQAIGKKAFNARLDSIFVQSEALGFSGGKNIDAFSGLEGLYNQGNQPNLHVSWLFNFSGKPSLTQKWVQEICNKFYGNEGIHGYGYGQDEDQGQLGAWYVMAAMGIFDVAGLTDADAKMGLSTPLFDEIKIQLNPKYYSGKDFVIKKENPGSSGAYIDQINLNGKIVHEPFIPLKSIRAGGILKLKTGNRPKDKY